One genomic region from Granulimonas faecalis encodes:
- the adhE gene encoding bifunctional acetaldehyde-CoA/alcohol dehydrogenase: MANPDQVLDTVETIDSVDALKAALDEMRVAEAEYATFNQEQVDKIFFEAAMAANKARIPLAKQAVEETGMGVVEDKVIKNHYASEYIYNAYKDTKTCGVVEEDAAGGYKVVAEPIGVVAAVIPTTNPTSTAIFKCLLALKTRNAIIISPHPRAKESTIAAAKVVREAAEAAGAPKGLIRWIEQPSLELTNELMRDADIILATGGPGMVKAAYSSGKPALGVGAGNTPAIIDSSADIKLAVMSILHSKTFDNGMICASEQSVIVLDDIYKAVKDEFKRRGAYFLKGDEIDKVRKTIIINGALNAKIVGQSAHTIAEMAGVDVPKNTKVLIGEVDSVELSEEFAHEKLSPVLAMYHAKDFDDAIAKAEQLIADGGYGHTSSLYIDTMNEKEKMAKHAEAMKTCRIVINTPSSQGGIGDLYNFRLKPSMTLGCGSWGGNSISENVGVKHLINTKVVAERQTNMLWYRTPDKIYFKRGCMPVALAELGTMGKKRAFIVTDQFLYKNGYSKAIEDKLDEMGIVHSCFWDVAPDPTLQCAEEGVKQIRSFEPDCIIALGGGSAMDAAKIMWLMYEHPEARFEDMAMDFMDIRKRIFTFPEMGSKAYFVAVPTSSGTGSEVTPFAIITDAETGIKWPLADYQLLPNMAIVDVDNMMNQPKGLTSASGIDVLTHALESLVSIMASDYTKPASLQAIKLVFDYLPAAYDKGAADPVAREHMANASCMAGIAFANAFLGVNHSMAHKLGAFHHLPHGVANAVILTRVMRYNAVDRPVKMGTFPQYAYPEAKERYCEAARYVGITGKNDDEVFEKFLAAIDELNEHVGIKKTIADYGIPEHNDEGTGFLDTLDEMVEQAFNDQCTGANPRYPLMSEIKELYLDAYYGREPQSYED, translated from the coding sequence ATGGCAAATCCCGACCAGGTCCTCGACACCGTCGAGACCATCGACAGCGTCGACGCCCTGAAGGCGGCCCTCGACGAGATGCGCGTCGCCGAGGCAGAGTACGCCACCTTCAACCAGGAGCAGGTCGACAAGATCTTCTTCGAGGCCGCCATGGCCGCGAACAAGGCCCGCATCCCGCTGGCCAAGCAGGCGGTCGAGGAGACCGGCATGGGCGTCGTGGAGGACAAGGTCATCAAGAACCACTACGCCTCCGAGTACATCTACAACGCCTACAAGGACACCAAGACCTGCGGCGTCGTCGAGGAGGACGCCGCCGGCGGCTACAAGGTCGTCGCCGAGCCCATCGGCGTGGTGGCCGCGGTGATCCCCACCACCAACCCCACCTCCACCGCCATCTTCAAGTGCCTGCTGGCTCTCAAGACCCGCAACGCCATCATCATCTCCCCGCACCCCCGCGCCAAGGAGTCCACCATCGCCGCCGCCAAGGTCGTGCGCGAGGCCGCCGAGGCCGCGGGCGCGCCCAAGGGCCTCATCCGCTGGATCGAGCAGCCCAGCCTCGAGCTCACCAACGAGCTCATGCGCGACGCCGACATCATCCTGGCCACCGGCGGCCCGGGCATGGTCAAGGCCGCCTACAGCTCCGGCAAGCCCGCCCTGGGCGTGGGCGCCGGCAACACCCCGGCCATCATCGACTCCTCGGCCGACATCAAGCTCGCCGTCATGTCGATCCTGCACTCCAAGACCTTCGACAACGGCATGATCTGCGCCTCCGAGCAGTCCGTCATCGTCCTCGACGACATCTACAAGGCCGTGAAGGACGAGTTCAAGCGTCGCGGCGCCTACTTCCTCAAGGGCGACGAGATCGACAAGGTCCGCAAGACCATCATCATCAACGGCGCCCTCAACGCCAAGATCGTGGGCCAGTCCGCCCACACCATCGCCGAGATGGCCGGCGTCGACGTGCCCAAGAACACCAAGGTCCTCATCGGCGAGGTCGACTCCGTGGAGCTCTCCGAGGAGTTCGCCCACGAGAAGCTCTCCCCGGTGCTGGCCATGTACCACGCCAAGGACTTCGACGACGCCATCGCCAAGGCCGAGCAGCTCATCGCCGACGGCGGCTACGGGCACACCAGCTCCCTCTACATCGACACGATGAACGAGAAGGAGAAGATGGCCAAGCACGCCGAGGCCATGAAGACCTGCCGCATCGTCATCAACACCCCCAGCTCCCAGGGCGGTATCGGCGACCTCTACAACTTCCGCCTCAAGCCTTCCATGACCCTGGGCTGCGGCTCCTGGGGCGGCAACTCCATCTCCGAGAACGTGGGTGTGAAGCACCTCATCAACACCAAGGTCGTGGCAGAGAGGCAGACCAACATGCTGTGGTACCGCACCCCCGACAAGATCTACTTCAAGCGCGGCTGCATGCCGGTGGCCCTCGCCGAGCTCGGCACCATGGGCAAGAAGCGCGCCTTCATCGTCACCGACCAGTTCCTCTACAAGAACGGCTACTCCAAGGCCATCGAGGACAAGCTCGACGAGATGGGCATCGTCCACTCCTGCTTCTGGGACGTGGCTCCCGACCCCACCCTCCAGTGCGCCGAGGAGGGCGTGAAGCAGATCCGCTCCTTCGAGCCCGACTGCATCATCGCCCTGGGCGGCGGCTCCGCCATGGACGCGGCCAAGATCATGTGGCTCATGTATGAGCACCCCGAGGCCCGCTTCGAGGACATGGCCATGGACTTCATGGACATCCGCAAGCGCATCTTCACCTTCCCCGAGATGGGCTCCAAGGCCTACTTCGTGGCCGTCCCCACCTCCTCCGGCACCGGCTCCGAGGTCACCCCGTTCGCGATCATCACGGACGCCGAGACCGGCATCAAGTGGCCACTCGCCGACTACCAGCTGCTGCCCAACATGGCCATCGTGGACGTCGACAACATGATGAACCAGCCCAAGGGCCTCACCTCCGCCTCCGGCATCGACGTGCTCACCCACGCCCTGGAGTCCCTCGTGTCCATCATGGCCAGCGACTACACCAAGCCCGCGTCGCTCCAGGCCATCAAGCTGGTCTTCGACTACCTGCCCGCGGCCTATGACAAGGGTGCCGCCGATCCGGTGGCCCGCGAGCACATGGCCAACGCCTCCTGCATGGCCGGCATCGCCTTCGCCAACGCCTTCCTGGGCGTCAACCACTCCATGGCCCACAAGCTCGGCGCCTTCCACCACCTGCCCCACGGTGTGGCCAACGCCGTCATCCTCACCCGCGTCATGCGCTACAACGCCGTCGACCGCCCGGTGAAGATGGGCACCTTCCCGCAGTACGCCTACCCCGAGGCCAAGGAGCGCTACTGCGAGGCCGCCCGCTACGTGGGCATCACCGGCAAGAACGACGACGAGGTCTTCGAGAAGTTCCTCGCCGCCATCGACGAGCTCAACGAGCACGTGGGTATCAAGAAGACCATCGCCGACTACGGCATCCCCGAGCACAACGACGAGGGCACCGGCTTCCTCGACACCCTCGACGAGATGGTGGAGCAGGCCTTCAACGACCAGTGCACCGGCGCCAACCCGCGCTACCCGCTCATGAGCGAGATCAAGGAGCTCTACCTCGACGCCTACTACGGCCGCGAGCCCCAGAGCTACGAGGACTAA
- a CDS encoding dihydrofolate reductase yields MKPEFRTIVSVTDDWAIGCKGRLSASNRADMRLFKEKTWGHTVVMGRKTLETLPGGRPLPGRRNIVLTRDESFAREGVEVAHRVSQILSMVADDDLVWVIGGESVYRTFLPLCSACDVTVNHTLCPKADAWFPNLDTHPGWCLSKRCPGGETDEGVAYEYRVYRQR; encoded by the coding sequence ATGAAGCCAGAGTTCCGCACCATCGTCTCGGTCACCGACGACTGGGCCATCGGCTGCAAGGGGCGCCTCTCGGCCTCCAACCGCGCCGACATGCGCCTGTTCAAGGAAAAGACCTGGGGCCACACCGTGGTCATGGGCCGCAAGACCCTTGAGACCCTGCCCGGCGGCAGGCCGCTCCCGGGGCGCCGCAACATCGTGCTCACCCGCGACGAGTCCTTTGCCCGCGAGGGCGTGGAGGTGGCCCACCGCGTGAGCCAGATCCTGTCCATGGTGGCCGACGACGACCTGGTGTGGGTCATCGGCGGCGAGTCGGTCTACCGCACCTTCCTACCCCTGTGCAGCGCCTGCGACGTGACGGTCAACCACACCCTCTGCCCCAAGGCCGACGCGTGGTTCCCCAACCTCGACACGCACCCCGGCTGGTGCCTCTCCAAGCGCTGCCCGGGCGGTGAGACCGACGAGGGCGTGGCCTACGAGTACCGCGTGTACCGCCAGCGCTGA
- a CDS encoding STM3941 family protein, giving the protein MTARTEGPQPFRIAADTTRQRIFIAIGAVVAVASLFILVTSVGSYGEAPWRVWASATGVVVGSACAIIFMRMLPEHRWALEVDERGITDNSSSAAPGLIPWDDIAAVYDWQVRQGHTLAIDLKDPEGLQGRMAPHPAANVRARLAQGIPAVEVRVAAFPGSYTVGEVLDAARAYRPKAVKQPRRWKAPKKR; this is encoded by the coding sequence ATGACCGCTCGCACCGAAGGTCCCCAGCCGTTCCGCATCGCCGCCGACACCACCCGTCAGCGCATCTTCATCGCCATCGGCGCCGTGGTGGCCGTGGCGTCGTTGTTCATCCTGGTGACGTCGGTGGGCTCCTACGGGGAGGCGCCGTGGCGCGTGTGGGCCTCCGCCACGGGCGTGGTCGTGGGCTCCGCCTGCGCCATCATCTTCATGCGCATGCTCCCCGAGCACCGCTGGGCCCTCGAGGTGGACGAACGCGGCATCACCGACAACTCCTCCTCCGCGGCCCCCGGCCTCATACCCTGGGACGACATCGCCGCCGTCTACGACTGGCAGGTGCGCCAGGGCCACACGCTGGCCATCGACCTCAAGGACCCGGAGGGCCTCCAGGGGCGCATGGCGCCCCACCCCGCGGCCAACGTCCGCGCGCGCCTCGCCCAGGGCATCCCGGCGGTCGAGGTCCGCGTGGCGGCGTTTCCCGGCTCCTACACCGTGGGCGAGGTGCTCGACGCCGCCCGGGCGTACCGCCCCAAGGCCGTGAAGCAGCCCCGCCGCTGGAAGGCGCCCAAGAAGCGCTAG
- the thyA gene encoding thymidylate synthase produces the protein MSHADELFCSMCRDIIDNGTTTEGELVRPHWEDGSPAYTVKRFGVVNRYDLRREFPAITLRRTALKSAMDEVLWIYQRKSNNVGDLSSHIWDSWADENGSIGKAYGYQIGQVTHYPEGDFDQMDKVLYDLEHTPFSRRIITSTYTVGDLPEMGLYPCAWSVTYNVTQEPGNPRPTLNMVLNQRSQDVLAANNWNVCQYAILLMMMAQVSGMEAGELLHVIADAHIYDRHVPLVEELIERPQYPAPKVSLNPAVTDFYDFTVDDLVVEGYEHGPQVKNIPIAV, from the coding sequence ATGAGCCACGCCGACGAGCTGTTCTGCTCCATGTGTCGCGACATCATAGACAACGGGACGACCACGGAGGGCGAGCTCGTGCGCCCGCACTGGGAGGACGGCAGCCCGGCCTACACGGTCAAGCGCTTCGGCGTGGTCAACCGCTACGACCTGCGCCGAGAGTTCCCCGCCATCACCCTGCGCCGCACCGCCCTCAAGAGCGCCATGGACGAGGTGCTCTGGATCTACCAGAGGAAGTCCAACAACGTGGGCGACCTCTCGAGCCACATCTGGGACTCCTGGGCCGACGAGAACGGGTCCATCGGCAAGGCCTACGGCTACCAGATCGGCCAGGTGACCCACTACCCCGAGGGCGACTTCGACCAGATGGACAAGGTGCTCTACGACCTCGAGCACACCCCGTTCTCCCGGCGCATCATCACGAGCACCTACACCGTCGGCGACCTGCCGGAGATGGGCCTCTACCCCTGCGCCTGGAGCGTCACCTACAACGTGACCCAGGAGCCGGGAAACCCCCGCCCCACCCTCAACATGGTGCTCAACCAGCGCAGCCAGGACGTGCTGGCCGCCAACAACTGGAACGTGTGCCAGTACGCCATCCTGCTCATGATGATGGCGCAGGTGTCGGGCATGGAGGCCGGCGAGCTGCTCCACGTCATCGCCGACGCCCACATCTACGACCGCCACGTGCCGCTGGTCGAAGAGCTCATCGAGCGCCCGCAATACCCGGCGCCCAAGGTCTCGCTCAACCCGGCGGTCACCGACTTTTACGACTTCACCGTGGACGACCTCGTCGTGGAGGGCTACGAGCACGGCCCGCAGGTCAAGAACATCCCCATCGCCGTCTAG
- a CDS encoding SA1002 family membrane protein produces MTVIARALIVLVTLYACGRIMYQGDDPKVRWRIFHVVLEFCVVMVGNALVMAALLVGAAALLRVPGPTAALMGLLVTDDGRFSAGTLMTAIFLLVFATAIVQYEVRRLLRGRFGWVSMGGDEYQIFEYIIQWLTIFCVVYQCFFEGFASVARLGHPEGLGQFFSIALTPANINLVLQPLLISSWVTVVLERFARRNAPKRGSARIKGRSPQKRRPGPHRGSRGRRGRADRGAARRRGRR; encoded by the coding sequence GTGACCGTCATCGCGCGCGCACTCATCGTGCTTGTGACCCTCTACGCCTGCGGGCGCATCATGTACCAGGGCGACGACCCCAAGGTGCGCTGGCGCATCTTCCACGTGGTGCTGGAGTTCTGCGTCGTCATGGTGGGCAACGCCCTGGTGATGGCCGCGCTCCTGGTGGGGGCCGCCGCGCTGCTCCGGGTCCCCGGGCCCACCGCCGCGCTCATGGGCCTCCTGGTGACCGACGACGGCCGGTTCTCGGCGGGGACGCTCATGACCGCCATCTTCCTCCTGGTGTTTGCCACCGCCATCGTGCAGTACGAGGTGCGGCGCCTCCTGCGTGGCCGCTTCGGCTGGGTGTCCATGGGCGGCGACGAGTACCAGATCTTCGAGTACATCATCCAATGGCTGACCATCTTCTGCGTGGTCTACCAGTGCTTCTTCGAGGGGTTTGCCAGCGTGGCGCGCCTCGGGCACCCGGAGGGCCTCGGCCAGTTCTTCTCCATCGCCCTCACGCCGGCCAACATCAACCTCGTGCTGCAGCCGTTGCTCATCTCCAGCTGGGTGACCGTGGTGTTGGAACGGTTCGCCCGCCGGAACGCCCCCAAGCGCGGGTCCGCCCGCATCAAGGGCCGCTCCCCACAAAAAAGGCGCCCCGGGCCGCATCGCGGCAGCAGGGGGCGCCGGGGCAGGGCCGATCGGGGCGCGGCTAGGCGTCGAGGCCGTCGTTGA
- a CDS encoding PTS sugar transporter subunit IIA, whose translation MSDFVKASQVFVDNPSKSREEVLQLLSEQAVALGMAEDAATVRAAYDAREDMGATGMQDGFAIPHAKADAIKEAGVIVVKLQEPVEWPSFDDKPVDVVISLLVPDGEAGTTHIKLLSNVAVMLMREEFRDAMRATDDAEKIAAIINDGLDA comes from the coding sequence ATGAGCGATTTCGTTAAGGCAAGCCAGGTCTTCGTGGACAACCCCTCCAAGAGCCGCGAGGAGGTCCTCCAGCTCCTGTCCGAGCAGGCCGTGGCCCTGGGCATGGCCGAGGACGCCGCCACCGTGCGCGCCGCCTACGACGCCCGCGAGGACATGGGTGCCACCGGCATGCAGGACGGCTTCGCCATCCCCCACGCCAAGGCCGACGCCATCAAGGAGGCCGGCGTCATCGTCGTGAAGCTCCAGGAGCCCGTCGAGTGGCCGTCCTTCGACGACAAGCCCGTCGACGTGGTCATCTCCCTGCTCGTCCCCGACGGGGAGGCCGGCACCACCCACATCAAGCTCCTCTCCAACGTCGCCGTGATGCTCATGCGCGAGGAGTTCCGCGACGCCATGCGCGCCACCGACGACGCCGAGAAGATCGCCGCCATCATCAACGACGGCCTCGACGCCTAG
- a CDS encoding metallophosphoesterase — MAVYVLSDVHGHLRALDGALAQASPADDDRVYVLGDMVDRGPDPMGVIRLLRGLPNATVLAGNHEQLMLSCVGNPDDRAAWDLWMRNGGTTTAQGLMALVPEAYEHTVSWVRRLPLFDVVTAGGRPWVLVHAGIVDPAPPEGGVWDERSLFSMLLDQRPDDLLWVRSGFWDRPTGLVSEEGPSPVVVAGHTPSTYLPYVTDAMDGPVADDDGRGVMVWVGGDKLDVDCAAAGGHPEGQVGIVRLDDGATFYEPVREGE; from the coding sequence ATGGCCGTCTACGTGCTCTCCGACGTCCATGGGCACCTGCGGGCGCTCGACGGCGCCCTCGCCCAGGCGTCGCCCGCCGACGACGACCGCGTCTACGTGCTCGGTGACATGGTCGACCGGGGGCCGGACCCCATGGGTGTCATCCGCCTGCTCCGCGGGCTGCCCAACGCCACCGTGCTCGCCGGCAACCACGAGCAGCTCATGCTCTCCTGCGTGGGAAACCCCGACGACCGCGCGGCCTGGGACCTCTGGATGCGCAACGGCGGCACCACCACGGCGCAGGGCCTCATGGCCCTGGTGCCCGAGGCCTACGAGCACACGGTCTCGTGGGTGCGGCGCCTCCCGCTCTTCGACGTCGTGACGGCGGGCGGCCGACCGTGGGTGCTCGTGCACGCCGGCATCGTGGACCCCGCGCCCCCCGAGGGCGGAGTGTGGGACGAGCGCTCGCTCTTCTCCATGCTCCTGGACCAGCGCCCTGACGACCTGCTCTGGGTGCGCTCGGGGTTCTGGGACCGCCCCACGGGGCTCGTGTCGGAGGAGGGCCCGTCCCCCGTGGTGGTGGCCGGCCACACGCCCTCCACCTACCTGCCCTACGTGACCGACGCCATGGACGGCCCCGTGGCCGACGACGACGGCCGCGGCGTCATGGTCTGGGTGGGCGGCGACAAGCTCGATGTCGACTGCGCGGCGGCGGGGGGCCACCCGGAGGGCCAGGTGGGGATCGTGCGCCTGGACGACGGGGCCACGTTCTACGAGCCGGTGCGGGAGGGCGAGTAG
- a CDS encoding SGNH/GDSL hydrolase family protein, whose product MEVPAEGLLHGAVSLERGASGWVRPLRFFPSQLRALGSCAAWHPSLYRAQARTTSGIVVEFETDASECALQIDVDPEPRTTVAQVELAVGGPADDPFDGVSATVDGRPVAPCMPPEGPVELVVDLAGEDGDPTLPGFDPRRHVRIYLPALRGCTVGMVLCDGTYVDPVPPRPTLLVLGDSISQGFLAGDPAGTWPALVAADKGLDLVNQGVGGLVFQPTALMGLGALEAPDTVWVALGPNYRFEGWSGTVVAREVAAYIDTVCSLWPEARLFCATPTPHDEDAYPTARGAAYGTVPGLIADACARHPEVTLVDGLELLEDRARYFADADHPSARGARLMALRIGRVMAGEPPIDTMAAKKARRAAREAIAAREGAEPCDLPPEDTEPIDLAALAPAVPCHLEPLAPASVGEGAPARADAAPAPAPDAAAPALGRALEDRFNALCGSLPGLDAEGRAAGQAYLAGTHALYHGAPLSWAFTPKLFTVEGERLLADAAETMYRIMAKTLRAYRSDPAVRAAFGLPADVERLCLIEDHFPCPVPVARVDVFLNEDTGEYWFCELNCDGSAGMTATDEVSRAVALSPTFAALEGERPGLDPYSVVDACAREVLDCYGAWDLAGTGPFPAGRPSLAVVDYLESLSRDEAEDFVARFAAMGVDARITDIRDLSVDEVGGRWRLMDGRGPIDCVWRRVVVSEMMGKPCEGADALVLAAEENLACVVGGFSTWPCATKNVFAFFHGPQAASVLDAGELEFVRAHVPFTKVLAPGDDLAPYLDREAWIVKPADGYNADSVVAGRDVDDGRWLEVLGRGRETGAVVQAYAPQYVCPVVVGGCAPEDVTQLSGVVDASCMEGLYLFGGRFSGVFTRCGVGATIGEWTSRLNMGCFVDRGGRP is encoded by the coding sequence GTGGAGGTCCCCGCCGAGGGGCTGCTCCACGGGGCCGTGTCGCTCGAGCGCGGCGCGTCCGGCTGGGTGCGTCCGCTGCGGTTCTTCCCCTCCCAGCTCAGGGCCCTGGGGAGCTGCGCCGCGTGGCACCCGTCGCTCTACCGGGCCCAGGCGCGCACCACCTCCGGGATCGTGGTCGAGTTCGAGACCGACGCCTCCGAGTGCGCCCTCCAGATAGACGTGGACCCCGAGCCCCGCACCACCGTGGCCCAGGTGGAGCTCGCCGTCGGAGGCCCTGCGGACGACCCGTTCGACGGCGTCTCGGCCACGGTCGACGGCCGGCCCGTGGCGCCGTGCATGCCCCCGGAGGGCCCCGTGGAGCTCGTGGTGGACCTCGCCGGCGAGGACGGGGACCCCACGCTGCCGGGGTTCGACCCGCGCCGCCACGTGCGCATCTACCTGCCGGCCCTGAGGGGCTGCACCGTGGGCATGGTGCTCTGCGACGGCACGTACGTGGACCCGGTGCCGCCCCGGCCCACCCTCCTCGTGCTGGGCGACTCCATCTCCCAGGGGTTCCTCGCCGGCGACCCGGCCGGCACCTGGCCGGCGCTCGTGGCGGCCGACAAGGGCCTCGACCTCGTGAACCAGGGCGTGGGCGGTCTCGTGTTCCAGCCCACGGCCCTCATGGGACTCGGGGCCCTCGAGGCCCCGGACACGGTGTGGGTGGCCCTCGGCCCCAACTACCGCTTCGAGGGGTGGTCCGGCACCGTCGTGGCCCGCGAGGTCGCCGCCTACATCGACACCGTATGCTCCCTCTGGCCCGAGGCCCGCCTCTTCTGCGCCACGCCGACGCCTCACGACGAGGACGCCTACCCCACGGCCCGCGGCGCCGCCTACGGCACGGTCCCAGGACTCATCGCCGACGCCTGCGCCCGCCACCCTGAGGTGACCCTCGTGGACGGCCTCGAGCTCCTTGAGGACCGCGCCCGCTACTTCGCTGACGCCGACCACCCCTCGGCCCGCGGCGCCCGGCTCATGGCCCTGCGCATCGGCCGCGTCATGGCCGGCGAGCCGCCCATCGACACCATGGCGGCCAAGAAGGCCCGCCGCGCCGCCCGGGAGGCCATCGCCGCCCGGGAGGGCGCCGAGCCCTGCGACCTGCCGCCGGAGGACACCGAGCCCATCGACCTCGCCGCCCTGGCGCCGGCCGTGCCCTGCCACCTGGAGCCGCTGGCCCCGGCGTCGGTGGGGGAGGGCGCCCCGGCCCGCGCCGACGCCGCGCCCGCACCGGCGCCCGACGCCGCCGCACCCGCCCTCGGGCGCGCCCTGGAGGACCGCTTCAACGCCCTCTGCGGGTCGCTGCCCGGCCTCGACGCCGAGGGCCGCGCCGCGGGGCAGGCCTACCTCGCCGGGACGCACGCCCTCTACCACGGGGCCCCGCTCAGCTGGGCCTTCACGCCCAAGCTGTTCACCGTCGAGGGCGAGCGCCTGCTCGCCGACGCCGCCGAGACCATGTACCGCATCATGGCCAAGACGCTCCGGGCCTACCGTTCCGACCCGGCGGTGCGCGCCGCCTTCGGGCTGCCCGCCGACGTCGAGCGCCTCTGCCTCATCGAGGACCACTTCCCCTGCCCGGTCCCCGTGGCCCGCGTGGACGTGTTCCTGAACGAGGACACCGGGGAGTACTGGTTCTGCGAGCTCAACTGCGACGGCTCGGCGGGCATGACGGCCACCGACGAGGTCTCCCGCGCCGTGGCTCTGAGCCCCACGTTCGCCGCGCTCGAGGGGGAGCGCCCCGGCCTCGACCCCTACTCGGTGGTGGACGCCTGCGCCCGTGAGGTCCTGGACTGCTACGGCGCCTGGGACCTGGCCGGGACCGGGCCCTTCCCGGCGGGGCGGCCCAGCCTCGCCGTCGTCGACTACCTGGAGTCGCTCTCCCGCGACGAGGCTGAGGACTTCGTGGCCCGCTTCGCCGCCATGGGCGTGGACGCCCGCATCACCGACATCCGCGACCTCTCCGTCGACGAGGTGGGCGGCCGGTGGCGCCTCATGGACGGCCGCGGCCCCATAGACTGCGTGTGGCGTCGCGTGGTGGTCTCGGAGATGATGGGGAAGCCCTGCGAAGGGGCCGACGCCCTGGTCCTCGCCGCCGAGGAGAACCTGGCCTGCGTGGTGGGCGGCTTCTCCACCTGGCCCTGCGCCACCAAGAACGTGTTCGCCTTCTTCCACGGCCCGCAGGCGGCCTCGGTGCTGGACGCCGGGGAGCTCGAGTTCGTGCGGGCCCACGTGCCGTTCACCAAGGTGCTCGCCCCGGGAGACGACCTCGCCCCCTACCTCGACCGGGAGGCCTGGATCGTCAAGCCCGCCGACGGCTACAACGCCGACTCCGTCGTGGCCGGCCGCGACGTGGACGACGGGCGCTGGCTCGAGGTCCTCGGGCGGGGCCGCGAGACCGGCGCCGTCGTGCAGGCCTACGCGCCGCAGTACGTGTGCCCCGTGGTCGTGGGCGGCTGCGCGCCGGAGGACGTCACCCAGCTCTCGGGCGTCGTGGATGCCTCCTGTATGGAGGGCCTCTACCTCTTCGGCGGACGCTTCTCGGGCGTCTTCACCCGCTGCGGCGTGGGCGCCACCATCGGCGAGTGGACGAGCCGCCTCAACATGGGCTGCTTCGTGGACCGCGGGGGCCGGCCGTGA
- a CDS encoding phosphotransferase family protein, with amino-acid sequence MEQIVQRGNKAVFVDGENIVKVFNDTKPVSDVFNEALNLARVNEAGISTPEPVSVARVDGSWALTTTYVPGRTLAELMAEDPDQLDRYLAMFVDFQIDIHSHRAPLLQHQKDKYARMIASLTDVLDATTRYELEMRLDGMPNEVSVCHGDFNPTNVIVGDDGKLYACDWAHATQGSGAAGAAISYLLFEIDDHEMARRYLDLYCKKSDTPKQVVRNWMSIVAAAELSRRREESAKDFLLRWIDVVDYQ; translated from the coding sequence GTGGAGCAGATAGTCCAGCGCGGCAACAAGGCCGTCTTCGTGGACGGCGAGAACATCGTCAAGGTCTTCAACGACACCAAGCCCGTCTCCGACGTCTTCAACGAGGCGCTCAACCTCGCCCGCGTCAACGAGGCCGGCATCTCGACGCCCGAGCCCGTCTCGGTGGCCAGGGTCGACGGCTCCTGGGCCCTCACCACCACCTACGTGCCCGGCCGCACCCTGGCCGAGCTCATGGCCGAGGACCCCGACCAGCTCGACCGCTACCTCGCGATGTTCGTCGACTTCCAGATCGACATCCACAGCCACCGCGCGCCCCTCCTCCAGCACCAGAAGGACAAGTACGCTCGCATGATCGCGTCGCTCACCGACGTCCTCGACGCCACCACGCGCTACGAGCTCGAGATGCGTCTCGACGGCATGCCCAACGAGGTCTCAGTCTGCCACGGCGACTTCAACCCCACCAACGTCATCGTGGGCGACGACGGCAAGCTCTACGCCTGCGACTGGGCCCACGCCACCCAGGGCTCCGGCGCCGCCGGTGCCGCGATCTCCTACCTCCTGTTCGAGATCGACGACCACGAGATGGCCAGGCGCTACCTCGACCTCTACTGCAAGAAGAGCGACACGCCCAAGCAGGTTGTCCGCAACTGGATGTCCATCGTGGCCGCCGCCGAGCTCTCGCGCCGCCGTGAGGAGTCCGCCAAGGACTTCCTGCTCCGCTGGATCGACGTGGTCGACTACCAGTAG
- a CDS encoding (deoxy)nucleoside triphosphate pyrophosphohydrolase: MRQVTVAAAFIVDGSDRMLACRRSDGDQAGFWELPGGKVEPGETPEQACVREVREELSCDLESLWALEHVEHDYPDFHLSMDVFCARIAAGQEPVSSVHDELRWLSRDELMDVAWLPADVDLMRNLQTWWGAIFEEH, translated from the coding sequence ATGAGGCAGGTAACCGTGGCGGCGGCGTTCATCGTCGACGGCAGCGACCGCATGCTCGCCTGCCGCCGCAGCGACGGCGACCAGGCGGGGTTCTGGGAACTGCCCGGCGGCAAGGTGGAGCCCGGCGAGACGCCCGAGCAGGCCTGCGTGCGGGAGGTGCGCGAGGAGCTCTCCTGCGACCTGGAATCCCTGTGGGCGCTCGAGCACGTGGAGCACGACTACCCCGACTTCCACCTCTCCATGGACGTCTTCTGCGCGCGCATCGCCGCGGGCCAGGAGCCCGTCTCCTCCGTGCACGACGAGCTCCGCTGGCTCTCCCGCGACGAGCTGATGGACGTCGCCTGGCTCCCCGCCGACGTGGACCTCATGAGGAACCTCCAGACCTGGTGGGGCGCCATCTTCGAGGAGCACTAG